A single window of Candidatus Glassbacteria bacterium DNA harbors:
- a CDS encoding NTP transferase domain-containing protein, translating to MKGVILAGGLGTRLHPLTKVINKHLLPIYDKPMIYYPIETLINAGIEDILIVTGGNHAGEFLRLIGNGREFGLKHVNYTYQEGEGGIAEALGLARYFCGDDKVVVVLGDNIIEKNIVQAVRDYERQDRGGKVLLKKVPDPERFGVARVEGERVERIIEKPKEPVSDLAVVGIYFYDSQVFEFIDHLEPSDRGELEITDVNNMYLESGQLTHSMLEGWWTDAGTFDSLLRANRLVAESGANKL from the coding sequence ATGAAAGGCGTGATCCTGGCTGGAGGTCTCGGTACCCGGCTGCACCCGCTGACCAAAGTGATCAACAAGCATCTGCTGCCGATTTACGATAAGCCGATGATTTACTACCCGATCGAGACCCTGATCAACGCCGGGATCGAGGATATCCTGATCGTGACCGGCGGCAATCACGCCGGCGAGTTTCTCCGCCTGATCGGCAACGGCCGCGAGTTCGGCCTGAAGCACGTCAACTACACCTACCAGGAGGGCGAGGGCGGGATTGCCGAGGCCCTGGGCCTGGCGCGCTATTTTTGTGGCGACGACAAGGTGGTGGTTGTGCTGGGAGACAATATCATCGAGAAAAATATTGTCCAGGCGGTAAGGGATTACGAGCGGCAGGACAGGGGCGGCAAGGTGCTGCTCAAGAAAGTGCCCGACCCCGAGCGCTTCGGCGTGGCCAGGGTCGAGGGGGAGCGGGTCGAGCGCATTATCGAGAAACCGAAAGAGCCGGTGAGCGACCTGGCTGTGGTAGGGATCTATTTTTACGATTCACAGGTGTTCGAGTTTATCGATCACCTGGAACCCTCCGACCGCGGCGAACTCGAAATCACCGACGTTAACAACATGTACCTGGAGAGCGGGCAGCTGACTCACTCGATGCTGGAGGGGTGGTGGACCGACGCCGGCACGTTCGATTCCCTGCTGCGAGCCAACAGGCTGGTCGCCGAATCGGGAGCGAATAAATTGTAG
- the rfbB gene encoding dTDP-glucose 4,6-dehydratase codes for MKLLVTGGAGFIGSNFVLHALASRDDVQVVNLDKLTYAGNLENLSALEGDKRHRFVKMDICDRRAVSALFEAEQPEAVVNFAAESHVDRSIEGPEVFAQTNVIGTLSLLEAARQAGTGLFLQVSTDEVYGTLGESGSFTEDSPIRPNSPYAASKAGADHMVRAYNSTHGMDTRITRCSNNYGPYQFPEKLIPLMITNVMEGRRLPVYGDGLHVRDWIYVTDHCRALMAALERGKAGEVYNIGGVHELPNLEVVRAIVRAAGADESLIEFVTDRPGHDRRYAIDSSKARRELGWRPEVDLDEGIERTIAWYEENRQWWERIKSGAYREYYEKMYGKDL; via the coding sequence ATGAAGTTACTCGTAACCGGCGGCGCAGGGTTTATTGGCTCCAATTTCGTACTCCACGCGCTGGCAAGCCGTGACGACGTCCAGGTGGTAAACCTGGACAAGCTGACCTACGCGGGCAACCTGGAGAACCTCTCCGCCCTTGAAGGCGACAAACGTCACCGGTTCGTGAAAATGGATATCTGCGACCGCCGGGCGGTCTCGGCGCTCTTCGAGGCCGAGCAGCCGGAGGCGGTCGTCAATTTCGCCGCTGAAAGCCACGTCGACCGCAGTATCGAGGGTCCGGAGGTATTCGCCCAGACCAACGTGATCGGTACGCTCAGCCTGCTCGAAGCGGCCCGTCAGGCGGGAACGGGGCTGTTCCTGCAGGTCAGCACGGACGAGGTCTACGGTACCCTCGGCGAGAGCGGATCTTTCACCGAAGACAGCCCGATCCGGCCCAACAGCCCCTACGCGGCCAGCAAGGCCGGCGCGGACCACATGGTGCGAGCCTACAACAGCACCCACGGGATGGATACGCGGATTACCCGCTGCAGCAACAACTACGGGCCCTACCAGTTCCCGGAAAAGCTGATCCCGCTGATGATCACCAACGTGATGGAGGGCCGCCGCCTGCCTGTCTACGGCGATGGGCTCCACGTGCGCGACTGGATCTATGTGACCGATCACTGCCGGGCGCTGATGGCCGCGCTGGAACGGGGAAAAGCCGGCGAGGTCTACAATATCGGCGGAGTGCACGAGCTGCCTAACCTGGAGGTGGTCCGCGCGATTGTCCGCGCGGCGGGAGCCGATGAATCGCTGATCGAGTTTGTCACCGACCGCCCCGGCCACGACCGCCGCTACGCTATCGACAGCTCGAAAGCCAGGCGGGAACTGGGATGGCGGCCGGAGGTGGATTTAGACGAGGGGATCGAGCGTACGATAGCCTGGTACGAGGAGAATCGGCAGTGGTGGGAAAGAATCAAAAGCGGGGCGTACCGGGAATACTACGAAAAAATGTACGGGAAGGACCTGTGA
- the rfbD gene encoding dTDP-4-dehydrorhamnose reductase, whose protein sequence is MNVLVTGAAGMLGRDLTALLRVNHRVVAADLEDFDITGRRATVDAVKASQAPAVVHCAAYTDVDGAETDSERALAVNAAGAANVAAGCRETGARLYLISTDFVFDGGKGAPYVESDQPNPSSAYGRSKLEGERLAREELSEKLTVVRTAWLYGAYGEHFLTRLVRLVRGRDRLCVVDDQVGSPTWTGELAACLVRMLDAGADGPLYHAAGGGSCTRFEWAKAWFSLAGLEHVRLEPVGSDKFPAPARRPVSSALASERLERDGITPPARWRDGLEAYARAGGLEKVKKILDG, encoded by the coding sequence GTGAATGTGCTGGTCACCGGAGCGGCCGGGATGCTGGGCCGGGACCTGACCGCGCTCCTGCGTGTGAACCACCGCGTGGTTGCTGCGGACCTGGAGGATTTCGATATCACCGGTCGCCGGGCCACCGTGGATGCAGTCAAGGCTTCGCAGGCCCCGGCGGTGGTCCACTGCGCCGCTTATACGGATGTGGACGGTGCGGAAACCGACAGCGAACGGGCGCTTGCGGTTAACGCCGCGGGTGCCGCCAACGTGGCCGCCGGCTGCCGTGAGACCGGCGCCAGGCTGTATCTGATCAGCACTGATTTCGTCTTCGACGGGGGCAAGGGAGCTCCGTACGTGGAATCCGACCAGCCGAACCCGTCGAGCGCCTACGGGCGCAGCAAGCTCGAGGGCGAGAGGCTGGCCCGCGAGGAACTGAGTGAGAAGCTGACCGTTGTCCGCACGGCCTGGCTCTACGGGGCTTACGGTGAGCATTTCCTGACCAGGCTCGTCCGGCTGGTTCGCGGCCGGGATAGGCTGTGCGTGGTCGACGACCAGGTGGGCAGCCCGACCTGGACAGGTGAACTGGCGGCCTGCCTGGTGCGCATGCTCGATGCTGGAGCGGATGGTCCGCTCTACCACGCGGCCGGCGGCGGGAGTTGTACCCGTTTCGAGTGGGCGAAGGCGTGGTTTTCGCTGGCGGGACTGGAGCATGTGAGGCTGGAACCTGTCGGCAGCGACAAGTTTCCCGCGCCGGCGCGACGGCCGGTTAGCAGCGCCCTGGCGAGTGAACGGCTGGAGCGGGACGGGATAACGCCGCCCGCGCGCTGGCGGGACGGGCTGGAAGCCTATGCGCGGGCAGGTGGGCTGGAGAAAGTGAAAAAGATACTGGACGGGTGA